The proteins below come from a single Fusobacterium perfoetens genomic window:
- a CDS encoding glycosyltransferase translates to MEKYSVLMSLYIKEKPEYLDVAIKSMIDQTLKPDEIVIVKDGPITIELQNILDKYIKEYPNLFNIVGYEENKGLGYALNFGLKHCKNELVARMDTDDISKPSRCEKQIKKFKERAELSIVGAWVDEFYISPEEIVSTRKVPVNSKEIYEFAKRRSAFNHPVVMYKRKEVLKQGGYNNFLRRNQDVDLFGRMLFSGNKAENIPESLLYFRSNNDLAKRRKSWENTKSYIDTIKRFWKMGYSSLGDYILIAMAQTGMYLMPIELQHWVYKKFLRK, encoded by the coding sequence ATGGAAAAGTATAGTGTTTTAATGTCTTTATATATAAAGGAAAAGCCAGAATATTTAGATGTAGCTATAAAAAGCATGATAGATCAAACATTAAAACCAGATGAAATAGTGATAGTGAAAGATGGTCCAATTACTATAGAGTTACAAAATATTTTGGATAAATATATAAAAGAATATCCAAACCTATTTAATATAGTAGGATATGAAGAAAATAAGGGACTAGGTTATGCATTAAACTTTGGACTAAAACATTGTAAAAATGAGTTAGTAGCAAGAATGGATACAGATGATATTTCCAAACCGAGTCGTTGTGAAAAGCAAATAAAAAAATTTAAAGAAAGAGCAGAATTATCAATAGTTGGAGCATGGGTTGATGAGTTTTATATTTCACCAGAAGAAATTGTATCAACAAGAAAAGTTCCGGTAAACTCTAAAGAAATTTATGAATTTGCTAAAAGAAGATCAGCTTTTAATCATCCTGTAGTAATGTATAAAAGAAAAGAAGTTCTTAAACAGGGAGGGTATAATAATTTTCTTAGAAGAAATCAAGATGTTGATTTATTTGGAAGAATGTTATTTTCAGGAAATAAGGCAGAAAATATACCAGAATCACTTTTATATTTTAGATCAAATAATGATTTAGCAAAACGTAGAAAAAGTTGGGAAAATACAAAATCTTATATAGATACAATAAAAAGATTTTGGAAGATGGGGTATTCAAGTCTTGGAGATTATATATTGATTGCTATGGCTCAAACAGGTATGTATTTAATGCCCATAGAATTACAGCACTGGGTGTACAAAAAGTTTTTAAGAAAATAA
- a CDS encoding sugar transferase — translation MKIYENFFKRFIDFCLSFVGFIVLSPLLLVLSIIGAIAMKGNPFFCQSRPGKNEKVFKLIKFRTMSNAKDKNGNLLPDDVRLNGYGRFLRSTSLDELPSLINIVCGDLALVGPRPQLVRDMVFMTSTQRKRHSVRPGLTGLAQVNGRNNITWEQKFEYDLCYIEKITLLEDLRIIFKTFEKVVKRADIVREGTVSDMDFGDWLLSKNEVIKEEYDKKQEEAREILRKG, via the coding sequence ATGAAAATATATGAGAATTTTTTTAAAAGATTTATTGATTTTTGTTTATCTTTTGTAGGATTTATTGTATTATCTCCACTGCTTTTAGTCTTATCTATTATTGGAGCTATAGCAATGAAAGGAAATCCTTTCTTTTGTCAATCTAGACCTGGTAAAAATGAAAAAGTTTTTAAATTAATAAAATTTAGAACAATGTCAAATGCAAAAGATAAAAATGGAAACCTTCTTCCTGATGACGTTAGATTAAATGGATATGGAAGATTTTTAAGAAGCACATCTCTTGATGAACTTCCCTCTTTAATAAATATTGTATGTGGAGATCTTGCATTAGTTGGTCCAAGACCTCAACTTGTGAGAGATATGGTATTTATGACATCAACTCAAAGAAAAAGACATAGTGTTAGACCAGGTCTTACAGGTCTTGCTCAAGTAAATGGAAGGAATAATATTACTTGGGAGCAAAAGTTTGAATATGATCTTTGTTATATAGAAAAAATTACTTTATTAGAAGATTTAAGAATTATTTTTAAAACTTTTGAAAAAGTAGTAAAAAGAGCTGATATTGTAAGAGAAGGAACAGTATCAGATATGGACTTTGGAGATTGGCTTTTATCAAAAAATGAAGTAATAAAAGAAGAATATGATAAAAAACAAGAAGAAGCAAGAGAGATATTAAGGAAAGGATAA